A single region of the Devosia sp. FJ2-5-3 genome encodes:
- the pal gene encoding peptidoglycan-associated lipoprotein Pal, translated as MLLFVVVIAACSRSANDNVGLTGAGNLGPGGGAPGSQQEFIVTVGDRVFFTTDSSSLTTEAMATLDKQAAWLNQYQNYRILIEGHADERGTREYNIALGARRSNVVVNYLVSKGVNGQRITSQSFGKERPVAICNDISCWSQNRRAVTVVQ; from the coding sequence ATGCTTCTCTTCGTCGTCGTCATCGCGGCCTGTTCGCGTAGTGCAAATGATAATGTCGGCCTGACCGGCGCCGGCAATCTCGGCCCCGGTGGCGGTGCCCCCGGCAGCCAGCAGGAATTCATCGTGACCGTGGGCGACCGCGTGTTCTTCACCACCGATTCCAGCTCGCTGACCACCGAAGCCATGGCCACGCTCGACAAGCAGGCTGCCTGGCTCAACCAGTACCAGAACTATCGTATCCTCATCGAAGGCCATGCCGACGAACGCGGCACTCGCGAATACAACATCGCGCTGGGCGCCCGACGCTCCAATGTCGTGGTCAACTATCTCGTCTCCAAGGGCGTGAACGGCCAGCGCATCACCAGCCAGTCCTTCGGCAAGGAACGCCCCGTCGCGATCTGTAACGACATTTCCTGCTGGAGCCAGAACCGCCGCGCGGTTACTGTGGTCCAGTAA
- the ybgF gene encoding tol-pal system protein YbgF: MNFGIVGKKLGAGICAMALGMGGGSATVMAQSAFPPAELQGLAFNNTQPGRVLVAQADSAQLMVRIQQLEEQLRSLNGQIEGLTFQLTQMQEIINRMQEDNEFRFQALEGGAGGKTDAATQPGSVTQPEALPQTPAQTEEAPATVVPSQGVQPLPGEQEFDPTFDQGQGAPEDDLGASADPLVGTGRGGAVDLVTGQPLNLSYDPRAPQSGNADADAQFTAGYEALSSGDYAFAEDQFSQFVELYPNSPRVTDAANFLGEALLARGAYDRAAEVLLEAFEKQPENTRAPDLLLKLGIALAGAGERETACRTFDEVSRRFAATQPAFTSRLAEERAKAACPPA; the protein is encoded by the coding sequence TTGAATTTCGGAATAGTCGGCAAAAAGCTGGGCGCAGGCATTTGCGCCATGGCCCTGGGCATGGGCGGTGGCTCGGCCACGGTAATGGCGCAAAGCGCCTTTCCCCCGGCCGAGCTGCAGGGCTTGGCATTCAACAATACCCAGCCGGGCCGGGTCCTCGTGGCCCAGGCCGATAGCGCCCAGCTCATGGTGCGCATCCAGCAGCTCGAGGAGCAGCTGCGCTCCCTCAACGGGCAGATCGAGGGGCTGACCTTCCAGCTCACCCAGATGCAGGAAATCATCAACCGGATGCAGGAAGACAACGAGTTTCGCTTCCAGGCACTGGAAGGCGGTGCTGGGGGAAAAACTGATGCGGCAACCCAACCGGGCAGCGTGACGCAGCCCGAGGCGTTGCCGCAGACCCCAGCGCAAACAGAAGAAGCGCCAGCGACCGTCGTGCCGTCCCAGGGCGTTCAGCCCCTGCCGGGCGAGCAGGAGTTCGACCCCACATTCGACCAGGGTCAGGGCGCTCCGGAGGACGATCTCGGCGCATCGGCCGATCCTCTAGTCGGCACAGGTCGGGGGGGCGCCGTCGATCTCGTCACCGGCCAACCGCTCAATCTCTCCTATGACCCGCGCGCGCCACAGAGCGGCAATGCCGATGCGGACGCCCAGTTCACCGCCGGATATGAGGCGCTGAGCTCGGGCGACTATGCCTTTGCGGAAGATCAGTTCAGTCAGTTCGTCGAGCTCTACCCCAATAGCCCGAGGGTGACGGACGCGGCCAATTTTCTCGGCGAAGCGCTGCTGGCCCGTGGCGCCTATGATCGGGCGGCCGAAGTGTTGCTGGAAGCCTTCGAGAAGCAGCCGGAAAATACCCGGGCGCCGGACCTGCTGCTCAAGCTCGGCATTGCCCTGGCCGGCGCCGGGGAGCGGGAAACCGCCTGCCGGACATTTGACGAAGTGAGCCGAAGGTTTGCCGCTACCCAGCCGGCTTTCACCAGCCGCCTCGCCGAGGAGAGAGCCAAGGCCGCATGTCCGCCAGCGTAA
- the tilS gene encoding tRNA lysidine(34) synthetase TilS, whose amino-acid sequence MSASVTPDLADADTLTRLFAPVAGEQALGLAVSGGPDSLALMLLAQRWAVAQAQPPRLFVYSLDHGLRPEAASEVAMVLAEAERLGLTARGLVWEGPAPETGVLEAARLARYRIIGEAMAADGVTVLATGHHRGDQAETILMRLAHGSGLDGLKGMTVLSQVEGVKVFRPLLDVEPQTLAKLVADAGMVPAQDPSNHDTSYERVRWRQLLPALAAEGLDGGAIARFAARMAEADLALTQLTDAAFAELVVFDGFGAASLPLATLTALSPAVGRRVLSRVLTIVGGRQRPRALGQVERLFEQLTTDTLPRGATLLGAVIRVKGDGLIVAREPGRVLPEERALSPHSALVWDERFRIANLSGEAGLVAAATDFFPRHRLEEVLGFKVTTPAEAIRTAPIVRDASGAVLSLGGWSFDDRVTVELLVD is encoded by the coding sequence ATGTCCGCCAGCGTAACCCCCGACCTCGCCGATGCGGATACACTGACGCGCCTGTTTGCGCCCGTCGCGGGGGAGCAGGCACTGGGCCTTGCCGTTTCCGGCGGGCCCGACAGCCTTGCCCTCATGCTTTTGGCCCAACGTTGGGCGGTGGCGCAGGCCCAGCCGCCGCGCCTCTTCGTCTATAGTCTCGATCACGGCCTGAGGCCCGAAGCCGCCTCGGAAGTCGCCATGGTTCTGGCTGAGGCGGAGCGCCTGGGACTGACCGCGCGGGGACTGGTCTGGGAGGGGCCCGCGCCTGAAACCGGCGTGCTCGAGGCGGCGCGCCTCGCTCGTTACCGGATTATCGGGGAGGCCATGGCTGCGGACGGCGTCACCGTGCTGGCCACCGGGCACCATCGTGGCGACCAGGCCGAAACCATTTTGATGCGCCTCGCCCATGGCAGCGGGCTCGATGGCCTCAAGGGCATGACGGTGCTGTCGCAGGTCGAGGGGGTCAAAGTCTTTCGCCCTCTGCTCGATGTCGAGCCGCAGACGCTTGCCAAGCTGGTGGCCGATGCCGGCATGGTGCCGGCCCAGGACCCCTCGAACCATGACACCAGCTATGAGCGGGTGCGCTGGCGTCAATTGCTGCCCGCTCTCGCCGCGGAAGGTCTCGATGGCGGGGCAATTGCCCGTTTTGCGGCGCGGATGGCAGAGGCCGACCTGGCCCTGACCCAACTCACCGACGCCGCCTTTGCAGAGCTTGTCGTCTTCGACGGCTTTGGCGCGGCCAGCCTGCCGCTCGCAACCTTGACGGCGTTGAGCCCGGCCGTGGGGCGACGCGTCCTCAGCCGCGTGCTCACCATCGTCGGCGGCCGCCAGCGCCCCCGGGCCCTGGGGCAGGTGGAGCGGCTTTTCGAACAATTGACCACTGATACGCTGCCGCGTGGCGCGACGCTTCTGGGCGCGGTTATTCGCGTCAAGGGCGATGGCTTGATCGTGGCGCGCGAACCCGGCCGCGTCCTGCCGGAGGAGCGGGCGCTGTCGCCGCATTCGGCTCTTGTGTGGGACGAGCGGTTCCGCATCGCCAATCTATCCGGCGAAGCCGGACTTGTTGCAGCGGCGACGGATTTCTTTCCCCGTCACCGCCTCGAAGAAGTGCTCGGTTTCAAGGTGACGACACCGGCAGAGGCGATTCGGACCGCGCCCATTGTCCGCGATGCCAGTGGTGCCGTACTCTCGCTTGGCGGGTGGTCATTCGACGATCGCGTCACTGTCGAACTTCTTGTGGACTGA
- the ftsH gene encoding ATP-dependent zinc metalloprotease FtsH has protein sequence MNGNFRNFAIWLVILFMLMGLFQVFQSSTRSISVAEKSYSQFVTDVEGGRVSSVTITNNVVSGVLNDGSRFETTLPDGAEIISRLEDRNVSITARAPESSPFWSILLSSWLPFIVIIGVWFFFIRQMQGGGRGGAMGFGKSRAKLLTETQGKVTFEDVAGVDEAKQDLEEIVEFLRDPGKFQRLGGRIPRGVLLVGPPGTGKTLLARSVAGEANVPFFTISGSDFVEMFVGVGASRVRDMFEQAKKNAPCIIFIDEIDAVGRQRGAGLGGGNDEREQTLNQLLVEMDGFEANEGIILIAATNRPDVLDPALLRPGRFDRQVVVPNPDVAGREKVLKVHVRKVPLAPDVDLKVLARGTPGFSGADLMNLVNEAALMAARRNKRFVTHQEFEDAKDKIMMGAERRTMAMTDDEKKLTAYHEAGHAIIALKVAGIDPIHKATIIPRGRALGMVMTLPETDSYSFSREKALARLTMLFGGREAEIIKFGPAKVTSGASGDIQMATSLARSMVMEWGMSEKLGRVRYKSNDQEVFLGHSVTQSQHMSDDTARIIDQEVRKLIEDGEASAREILTTYHDQWEAIAQALLEFETLTGDELRALMDGKQPTRPDDGPAAPKASGVPTAGKVDKKRPDAPPEPGLEPQPES, from the coding sequence ATGAACGGAAATTTCCGCAACTTTGCCATCTGGCTGGTCATACTCTTCATGCTGATGGGCCTGTTCCAGGTCTTCCAGTCATCCACGCGGTCGATTTCCGTCGCCGAAAAAAGCTACAGCCAGTTCGTCACAGACGTGGAGGGCGGTCGCGTTTCCAGCGTGACCATCACCAATAATGTCGTGTCCGGCGTCCTCAATGACGGCAGCCGCTTTGAGACAACCTTGCCCGACGGCGCAGAGATCATCTCGCGCCTCGAGGACCGCAATGTGTCGATCACGGCGCGCGCCCCGGAATCGAGCCCGTTCTGGTCGATCCTGCTCTCGAGCTGGTTGCCCTTCATCGTCATTATCGGCGTGTGGTTCTTCTTCATCCGGCAGATGCAGGGTGGCGGCCGCGGTGGCGCGATGGGATTTGGCAAGTCGCGCGCCAAGCTCTTGACCGAAACCCAGGGCAAGGTGACGTTCGAGGACGTTGCGGGCGTGGACGAAGCCAAGCAGGATCTCGAGGAAATCGTCGAATTCCTTCGCGATCCCGGCAAGTTCCAGCGCCTCGGTGGTCGTATTCCGCGCGGTGTGCTGCTCGTCGGCCCTCCGGGTACCGGTAAGACGCTTCTGGCCCGTTCGGTGGCCGGCGAAGCCAATGTGCCGTTCTTCACAATTTCGGGTTCCGACTTCGTTGAAATGTTCGTCGGCGTGGGTGCCTCGCGCGTCCGCGACATGTTCGAACAGGCCAAGAAGAACGCGCCCTGTATCATCTTCATCGACGAAATCGACGCCGTCGGTCGCCAGCGTGGCGCCGGTCTTGGCGGCGGTAACGACGAACGCGAACAGACCCTCAACCAGCTCCTCGTCGAGATGGACGGCTTTGAGGCCAATGAAGGCATCATCCTGATCGCCGCGACCAACCGTCCGGACGTGCTCGATCCTGCACTGCTGCGTCCCGGTCGCTTCGACCGCCAGGTCGTCGTGCCGAACCCGGACGTTGCCGGTCGCGAAAAAGTGCTCAAGGTGCATGTGCGCAAGGTGCCACTGGCTCCTGACGTCGATCTCAAGGTTCTGGCGCGCGGCACACCGGGTTTCTCCGGCGCCGATCTGATGAACCTCGTCAACGAGGCGGCCCTGATGGCGGCGCGCAGGAACAAGCGCTTCGTTACCCATCAGGAATTCGAAGACGCCAAGGACAAGATCATGATGGGCGCCGAGCGCCGCACCATGGCCATGACCGATGACGAGAAGAAGCTGACCGCCTACCACGAAGCCGGTCACGCCATCATCGCGCTCAAGGTTGCGGGTATCGATCCGATCCACAAGGCCACCATCATTCCGCGCGGGCGTGCCTTGGGCATGGTGATGACCCTGCCGGAGACGGACAGTTATTCTTTCAGCCGCGAAAAGGCCCTTGCCCGCCTGACCATGCTGTTTGGCGGCCGCGAGGCCGAGATCATCAAGTTTGGTCCGGCAAAGGTCACTTCGGGTGCTTCGGGCGACATCCAGATGGCTACCAGCCTCGCCCGCTCGATGGTGATGGAATGGGGCATGAGCGAAAAGCTCGGCCGCGTCCGCTACAAGTCCAATGACCAGGAGGTTTTCCTCGGTCACTCGGTTACCCAGTCCCAGCACATGTCTGACGACACGGCGCGGATCATCGACCAGGAAGTGCGCAAATTGATCGAGGATGGCGAAGCTTCGGCCCGCGAAATCCTGACCACCTACCACGACCAGTGGGAGGCGATTGCCCAGGCCCTGCTCGAATTCGAGACCCTTACCGGCGACGAATTGCGCGCCCTGATGGATGGCAAGCAGCCGACGCGCCCGGACGACGGTCCGGCAGCACCGAAGGCTTCGGGCGTGCCGACGGCCGGTAAGGTGGACAAGAAGCGTCCCGATGCGCCGCCGGAGCCGGGGTTGGAACCCCAGCCGGAAAGCTAA
- the glmM gene encoding phosphoglucosamine mutase, which produces MARKYFGTDGIRGLANGEKLTPELAMKVGMAAGTKFVRGDHRNRVVIGKDTRRSGYMLESALAAGFTAVGMDVYFLGPMPTPAVAMLTRSLRADLGVMISASHNPYDDNGIKFFRPDGYKLSDELEGEIERLMESDTSKLLAHGMNIGRAYRDDEARTRYVEYAKRTLPRNIDLTGLRIVLDCANGAAYKVAPMTLWELGAEVIAIGDEPNGYNINYKVGSTAPEAVSAKVKEVRADLGIALDGDADRVIIIDEKGNVVDGDQFMAVIAHSWLEREMLLGGGIVATIMSNLGLERYLGGLGLTLERTQVGDRYVLEAMRSKGFNVGGEQSGHIILSDFTTTGDGLVAALQLLAVLQQQNRPVSEICTRFEKVPQLLRSVRFKAGKPLEDKRVKQAIADAEASLGSGGRLVVRPSGTEPVIRVMGEADDADLVQTAVGQVEAAIRAIG; this is translated from the coding sequence ATGGCCAGGAAATATTTCGGTACCGACGGCATTCGGGGCCTTGCCAATGGCGAGAAGCTGACCCCGGAGCTGGCCATGAAAGTCGGCATGGCCGCGGGAACCAAGTTCGTGCGTGGCGATCACCGCAACCGGGTGGTTATCGGCAAGGATACGCGACGCTCCGGCTATATGCTGGAGAGCGCGCTGGCGGCCGGATTTACCGCCGTCGGCATGGACGTCTATTTCCTCGGGCCCATGCCGACGCCCGCCGTCGCCATGCTCACCCGCTCGCTCCGCGCCGATCTTGGCGTGATGATTTCGGCCTCGCACAATCCCTATGATGATAACGGGATAAAGTTCTTCCGGCCGGACGGTTACAAGCTCAGCGACGAGCTCGAGGGCGAGATCGAGCGGCTGATGGAAAGCGACACCTCCAAGCTCCTTGCCCATGGCATGAATATCGGCCGTGCCTATCGCGACGACGAAGCCCGCACGCGCTATGTGGAATATGCCAAGCGCACCCTGCCGCGAAATATCGATCTCACCGGCCTGCGCATCGTGCTCGATTGCGCCAATGGTGCAGCCTACAAGGTCGCTCCGATGACCTTGTGGGAGTTGGGTGCCGAGGTGATCGCCATCGGTGACGAACCGAACGGCTACAATATCAATTACAAGGTCGGCTCAACTGCCCCTGAGGCCGTCTCGGCTAAGGTCAAGGAGGTGCGCGCCGATCTCGGCATCGCACTCGATGGCGACGCCGACCGGGTCATCATCATCGACGAGAAGGGCAATGTCGTCGATGGCGACCAGTTCATGGCCGTCATCGCCCATAGCTGGCTCGAACGCGAAATGCTGCTGGGCGGCGGCATCGTCGCCACCATCATGAGCAATCTGGGGCTGGAACGCTATCTCGGTGGCCTGGGCCTGACGCTCGAACGCACCCAGGTCGGTGACCGTTATGTGCTCGAAGCCATGCGGTCCAAGGGTTTCAATGTCGGCGGCGAACAGTCCGGCCACATCATCCTCTCCGATTTTACCACCACCGGCGACGGGCTTGTCGCCGCACTGCAATTGCTGGCGGTGCTGCAGCAGCAGAACCGGCCGGTCTCGGAAATCTGCACCCGCTTCGAAAAGGTCCCGCAATTGCTGCGGAGCGTCCGCTTCAAGGCCGGCAAGCCGCTTGAGGACAAGCGGGTCAAGCAGGCCATCGCCGATGCCGAGGCGTCGCTTGGCAGCGGGGGGCGGCTCGTCGTTCGCCCGTCCGGCACCGAGCCTGTGATCCGGGTCATGGGCGAAGCCGACGATGCCGATCTCGTGCAGACCGCTGTGGGCCAGGTCGAGGCCGCCATACGCGCAATTGGCTAA
- the denD gene encoding D-erythronate dehydrogenase encodes MKILVIGAAGMIGRKLVGALVRRGHVGQQDIDGMTLVDIVTPEAPAGFPSARTIAADLSAPGTAETLLADRPDVIFHLAAIVSGEAEADFDKGYRINLDGTRFLLEAIRQAGQGGAYRPRLVFTSSIAVFGEPLPAEIPDEQALTPLTSYGTQKAIGELLLADYSRRGFVDGIGIRLPTIAIRPGKPNKAASGFFSGIIREPLAGMEAVLPVSEDVRHWFASPRAAVNFLLHAAEMDSAPLGQRRSLTMPGLAATVGEEIAALRRVAGEQAVALIRHEPDAVIAGIVAGWPQAFSAKRALALGFAAEKSFDEIIRAHIEDEMGGRLG; translated from the coding sequence ATGAAGATTTTGGTGATCGGTGCGGCCGGCATGATCGGGCGCAAACTGGTGGGTGCGTTGGTCCGGCGCGGCCATGTCGGCCAGCAGGACATCGATGGGATGACGCTGGTCGACATCGTGACACCCGAAGCCCCTGCCGGTTTTCCATCGGCCAGGACCATTGCAGCCGATCTCTCCGCTCCCGGCACCGCCGAGACGCTGCTCGCCGACCGGCCAGATGTCATCTTTCACCTCGCAGCCATTGTCTCGGGCGAAGCAGAGGCGGATTTCGACAAGGGTTACCGGATCAATCTCGATGGCACGCGCTTCCTGCTCGAGGCGATACGGCAGGCAGGGCAGGGGGGAGCCTATCGCCCGCGCCTCGTTTTCACCTCGTCCATAGCTGTCTTCGGTGAACCTCTGCCGGCCGAAATTCCAGACGAGCAGGCGCTGACCCCGCTCACCAGCTATGGCACGCAGAAGGCCATTGGCGAGCTGCTGCTCGCAGACTATTCCCGCCGCGGCTTCGTCGACGGCATCGGCATCCGCCTGCCCACCATCGCCATTCGACCCGGCAAGCCCAACAAGGCCGCGTCGGGCTTTTTTTCAGGCATCATCCGCGAGCCTTTGGCGGGTATGGAGGCCGTCCTCCCCGTGTCGGAGGATGTGCGGCACTGGTTTGCCAGTCCGCGTGCCGCGGTCAATTTCCTGCTGCATGCCGCCGAGATGGACAGTGCGCCGCTTGGCCAGCGCCGCAGCCTGACCATGCCCGGGCTCGCGGCCACTGTGGGCGAGGAGATTGCGGCTCTGCGGCGCGTCGCGGGCGAGCAAGCTGTTGCGCTGATCCGTCACGAGCCCGATGCGGTCATCGCAGGCATCGTCGCCGGCTGGCCACAGGCTTTTTCGGCCAAACGGGCGCTGGCCCTCGGCTTTGCCGCCGAGAAGAGCTTCGACGAGATCATTCGCGCCCATATCGAGGACGAGATGGGCGGAAGGCTCGGCTAG
- a CDS encoding metallophosphoesterase, with product MKFVHLSDLHFGHHDPAAAETLAADIESLTPDLIVISGDFTQVGTKAEFEQARAFLDTLSAPVFAVPGNHDVPAINIFRRFFNPYGLYRRYIARDTEPFLEMNGVAFLGMRTSRRARLEWNWGHGTISRSQLEDLEERFAQASPDAVRVIVAHHPVLFPTEPMMQKTKRVKRADEALATFARLGVRLVLSGHFHLSYVRKHEAPDTITAGEPVGLRKSAVAPILVAQASSTISTRLRGEANSYNLVHVTPDEIIIDVRDWTGAGWVTRVRESEPAPAPAEPIGLVEPGAGEL from the coding sequence ATGAAGTTCGTACACCTCTCTGATCTGCATTTCGGCCATCATGATCCTGCAGCCGCCGAGACCCTTGCCGCTGACATTGAAAGTCTCACTCCCGACCTCATCGTCATCAGCGGCGACTTCACTCAAGTCGGCACCAAGGCTGAGTTCGAGCAGGCCCGCGCCTTTCTCGACACGCTAAGCGCCCCGGTATTTGCCGTGCCGGGCAATCACGACGTGCCGGCTATCAATATTTTCCGGCGGTTCTTCAACCCCTATGGCCTCTACCGTCGATATATCGCGAGGGATACCGAGCCCTTTCTCGAGATGAACGGCGTGGCGTTCCTGGGCATGCGCACGTCCCGTCGCGCCCGGCTGGAATGGAATTGGGGCCACGGCACCATTTCCCGCAGCCAGCTCGAGGACCTTGAGGAACGCTTCGCCCAGGCCTCCCCCGATGCAGTGCGCGTGATCGTGGCCCATCATCCGGTTCTCTTCCCCACCGAGCCGATGATGCAGAAGACAAAACGCGTGAAACGGGCGGACGAGGCGCTGGCCACTTTCGCGCGCCTTGGCGTGCGCCTGGTGCTATCGGGCCATTTCCACCTCTCCTATGTGCGCAAGCACGAGGCACCCGACACGATTACCGCCGGCGAACCCGTGGGCCTGCGCAAATCGGCTGTCGCACCGATCCTCGTCGCCCAGGCCTCCTCGACGATTTCGACACGGCTGCGGGGCGAGGCGAATTCCTACAATCTCGTCCATGTAACGCCGGACGAAATCATCATCGATGTGCGCGACTGGACCGGGGCCGGTTGGGTGACGCGGGTACGCGAGAGCGAGCCGGCGCCAGCGCCGGCCGAGCCGATCGGCCTGGTCGAACCGGGCGCCGGGGAACTCTAG
- a CDS encoding diacylglycerol kinase family protein codes for MQQTHCHILLNAKAGTANALSISGADLAAKLAERGLIAEIDENTDRPMSERLIRAATSAAPIVVAAGGDGTITALANSILGSDKKLGILPLGTVNALAKDLNIPLELDLAIDVLASQNCRTIDVGRVDGRIFLHKVVVGVVPELAAGREHIRGRTDFRAKWGFFLFILRRLARTRRFAVAMDLGDGNVRIERVQALAVASNAYEQGVGRIFSRQRLDEGSLYVYLLSHLNIRDFFRLWGGMIMGTWQNDSELTILKTRQVTLTTHKKAMNVMFDGEVEKLETPMTFEVLPAALCVIAPASVLPDTPAADPDKVAL; via the coding sequence GTGCAACAGACCCACTGCCATATCCTGCTCAATGCCAAGGCCGGCACGGCCAACGCCTTGTCCATCTCCGGGGCGGACCTTGCTGCAAAGCTGGCCGAGCGGGGCCTCATCGCCGAGATCGACGAAAACACGGACCGTCCGATGTCGGAAAGGCTGATCCGGGCCGCCACCAGCGCGGCGCCCATCGTGGTGGCGGCGGGAGGGGATGGCACGATCACAGCTCTCGCCAATTCCATTCTCGGGTCCGACAAGAAGCTCGGCATCCTGCCCCTGGGCACGGTCAATGCCCTCGCCAAGGATCTCAACATCCCCCTCGAGCTCGACCTGGCAATCGATGTGCTGGCGAGCCAGAATTGCCGCACGATCGATGTGGGACGCGTCGACGGACGAATATTTCTGCACAAGGTCGTCGTCGGCGTTGTCCCAGAACTGGCGGCGGGGCGCGAGCACATCAGGGGACGTACCGATTTCCGTGCCAAATGGGGCTTCTTCCTCTTTATCCTGAGGCGCCTGGCCCGGACACGACGTTTCGCAGTTGCCATGGATCTCGGCGATGGAAACGTCCGGATCGAGCGCGTTCAGGCGCTTGCCGTCGCCAGCAATGCCTATGAGCAGGGCGTGGGCCGGATTTTCTCGCGGCAGCGCCTCGATGAGGGCAGCCTCTACGTCTACCTTCTGAGTCACCTCAATATTCGCGATTTTTTCCGCCTCTGGGGAGGCATGATCATGGGGACCTGGCAGAACGATTCCGAGCTGACCATCCTCAAGACGCGGCAGGTGACCCTGACGACCCATAAGAAAGCAATGAATGTGATGTTTGACGGTGAAGTGGAAAAACTTGAGACGCCCATGACCTTCGAGGTCCTGCCCGCCGCGCTCTGCGTCATAGCCCCGGCATCCGTGCTTCCCGATACCCCTGCGGCGGATCCGGACAAGGTGGCGCTATGA
- a CDS encoding SDR family oxidoreductase, producing MLSVHDKIAVVTGAASGIGLATTKALLAEGAMVVLVDRNETALAALTAELGERAIAQVTDLLDLQSCNAMVPEILDKVSHIDILHCNAGVYIGGDLTETTPEAIDRMLNLNVNAVMKNVHAVVPHMIARRTGDILVTCSVAGHFPTYWEPVYSGSKWAITSFVQGMRRQMIPHGVRVAQISPGPVVSALLADWPEENLRKAREAGGLIEPEDVAEAILFMLTRRRSVTIRDMIILPSNFDRV from the coding sequence GTGTTGTCCGTGCACGATAAGATCGCGGTTGTTACCGGCGCTGCGTCGGGGATTGGATTGGCAACGACGAAGGCCCTGCTTGCGGAAGGGGCCATGGTGGTGCTCGTGGATCGCAACGAGACCGCGCTTGCGGCCCTGACGGCGGAGCTCGGCGAGAGGGCCATTGCCCAGGTCACCGACCTCCTCGATCTCCAAAGCTGCAATGCCATGGTGCCGGAAATTCTCGACAAGGTCAGCCATATCGACATCCTGCATTGCAACGCAGGCGTCTATATCGGCGGAGATCTCACCGAGACCACGCCCGAAGCCATCGACCGCATGCTCAATCTCAATGTCAACGCGGTGATGAAGAACGTTCATGCCGTTGTGCCCCACATGATCGCGCGCAGGACGGGAGACATCCTTGTCACCTGCTCGGTGGCCGGGCACTTCCCCACCTATTGGGAACCGGTCTACTCCGGCTCGAAATGGGCGATCACCAGTTTCGTGCAGGGCATGCGCCGACAGATGATCCCCCATGGCGTTCGGGTGGCACAGATTTCGCCTGGCCCGGTCGTCTCCGCCCTGCTCGCCGACTGGCCGGAGGAAAATCTGCGCAAGGCGCGGGAAGCGGGTGGGCTGATCGAGCCGGAAGATGTCGCCGAAGCCATTCTCTTCATGCTCACGCGGCGCCGGAGCGTGACCATCCGCGACATGATCATCCTGCCCAGCAATTTCGACCGAGTCTGA
- the bcsN gene encoding cellulose biosynthesis protein BcsN encodes MLGTLALASLLGACATTSDAPVSEARIITPADALIIPPPGGPGIVTVASTTFPNAVRQDISLATNARTPGENKISIVRFTAKGGDGSDARLRDIPFTQVNLTEEALAAWPGTGMAVSPYYVQNAYGPFGYAIGKPATGDTCIYAWQRISPTLKPSGAVDRGTINIRLQLCRRGASEQSLLEIMYKLRLNAAVFPPNAAPAAIGRIGIPVRPIGAAGFSEVIPSAPAAAPQPRRTQTVVTTATTPVTVAPPPAGAPIVPSPTGTATGTGPVVPRPPSGNVTIPSPPSSGD; translated from the coding sequence GTGCTGGGGACGCTGGCGCTTGCAAGCCTGCTCGGCGCCTGCGCCACCACCAGCGATGCGCCCGTCAGTGAAGCACGCATCATCACGCCAGCCGATGCCCTCATCATCCCGCCCCCCGGCGGTCCGGGGATCGTGACTGTTGCCTCGACCACTTTTCCCAACGCCGTCCGGCAGGACATCTCCCTGGCCACCAATGCGCGGACCCCGGGCGAGAACAAGATCAGCATTGTGCGCTTCACTGCAAAAGGTGGCGATGGCAGCGATGCGCGCCTGCGCGACATACCGTTTACCCAGGTCAATTTGACCGAGGAGGCCCTTGCGGCCTGGCCCGGCACGGGCATGGCGGTTTCGCCATACTATGTGCAGAACGCCTATGGACCCTTCGGCTATGCCATCGGCAAGCCGGCAACAGGGGATACCTGCATCTATGCTTGGCAGCGCATCAGTCCCACGCTAAAGCCTTCGGGTGCCGTGGATCGTGGCACCATCAATATCCGTCTGCAGCTTTGCCGCCGGGGCGCCAGCGAACAAAGCCTGCTCGAGATCATGTACAAGCTCCGGCTCAATGCCGCGGTGTTCCCGCCAAATGCGGCGCCCGCCGCAATCGGGCGCATCGGTATTCCAGTGCGTCCCATCGGGGCCGCAGGGTTCAGCGAGGTCATTCCCTCGGCCCCGGCGGCAGCCCCGCAGCCGCGCAGAACGCAAACCGTTGTCACCACGGCAACAACACCGGTCACGGTAGCGCCGCCGCCGGCAGGTGCGCCGATCGTGCCCTCGCCGACCGGCACGGCGACCGGGACAGGACCGGTTGTCCCCAGACCGCCCTCGGGCAATGTCACTATTCCTTCGCCGCCTTCCTCCGGCGACTAG